CTTTTCCCAACCCCACTCAAGCCGACGATGGCGACGGTTTCTCCTTCTTTGATAGCAATAGAAACCTCTTTCAATACATTCACTTCTTCATCATATGAAAAAGTGACATGTCGTAATTGAATCACATGTCGATCTCTTTTTACAGTCAAGTCAGTATTTTTTGATTCTTTCTGTTTTGACTGCTCCGTAGGAGACGAAAACAATTCATATACTCGCCTAAATCCGGCTGAGCTTGAACGAAGCTGTGCAAAAAGGTGGGGCAATTCACTGATCGGACCAGAAATATAGTCAACAAGAACGATAAAAGCAATGAGATCCCCAGTTGTCATGTTCGTCGTAAGAGTTAAATAACCACCAAATAAAGCGACGACCGCATAAGGAGCGATCATCAGAACTGTCGTAAAGCAGTTCATCACAAAATGACGAAAATCAATGTGCTTTTTTTGCTTTAAGATTGCTTTGATTTCATTTTCATAATGTCGATAATACGTTTGCTTGAGATCATACGCTTTGATGATCGGCATCCCCATAATCGTTTCTCTAACCATAGTATTGACTTGTGCTTCATGCGATTGCACACCCTCAGAATACTTTTCAATCCGCTCACTCAGCTTATTGACAATGATTGTAACGATCGGCATTAAAATAATACTAAAAATAGCCAACATCCAATGAACAGTGAACAAGTAAATCAACGCTGCAACAAAGATAAAAGGCTGAGATAGTAATTTTGGAAACGTTTGATTAATAAATTGCTGGATTAGATGTAAATCATTTGTAATGCGAGAAATCAGGTCGCCTGAATGTATACTTTCAAGCTTTTTCACGGGCAGTTGCAAAATGTGCGAAGCTACATCCCCTTTTAAAGACTTCGTCACTCCACCGCTAAACAGACTAGCAGAATACTTAAAGATGTACTGCATGATAAAACTGACCGTAATAACGAGGATAATTTGCAAAGCAATCTGCACAGTTAAGTTCCACTGTTCATTTAACACAGCATCAGTCATTAATTTAATGAAATGAGCATTCACCACATTGATGACACTCACTGAAATGACGCCAACAACCGCCAAAAGGAATGATAACTTGTGTGGCTTTATGTATTTCCATACCCAGCTTAGAAAGGGAATCACCTCGTTTATCAAAATCGGCAGAACAAAACGAAACAGTTGTACATTTCCAAAGGTATTTATTGAAGAATCATTAAAGAATCGCTGCTCCACAATACTTTCATTTAAAAATGATGATTTTCGTGCAGATCCGCCTTCAACACTAAGCCTTTTTACCAACCGTACTACTTAGACGTTATTTACTCCATTATCCCATTGCGATGTTTTTCCTGCCACTCCTCTCGTAATATCCCCATTTTAATTGCATCAAAATATTCACCATCAACAGTCCTGGCTTTCCTAATGCGCGCTTCTTCCTTCATCCCTATTTTTTCTGCAACCTTCATCATTCTTACATTTCCTGACCATGTTGACATACCGAGCCTGTGTATACCTGTTGCTGAAAAAAGAAAATCGATCCACATTTTATAGGCTTCAAAACCATAGCCCCCATTCCATAAAGTATGCTCATAAATCACCACACCCGTTTCTAGCCAGTTCGTATTTTGATCGATCCAGTATGAACCAACGTTTCCAATCGCTTTGCCATCAACCTTAATGACGAGTGACGCCGGAATAGACGGTAGAATCTCTCGTTTCCATTGCTTCCGATACTCATCCTTGCTCATTTTCTCTTCAGGAATATACGGTCCGTTCCACTTTTTCGCGGCTTGTTCCTGCTC
The DNA window shown above is from Litoribacterium kuwaitense and carries:
- a CDS encoding ABC transporter ATP-binding protein; this encodes MEQRFFNDSSINTFGNVQLFRFVLPILINEVIPFLSWVWKYIKPHKLSFLLAVVGVISVSVINVVNAHFIKLMTDAVLNEQWNLTVQIALQIILVITVSFIMQYIFKYSASLFSGGVTKSLKGDVASHILQLPVKKLESIHSGDLISRITNDLHLIQQFINQTFPKLLSQPFIFVAALIYLFTVHWMLAIFSIILMPIVTIIVNKLSERIEKYSEGVQSHEAQVNTMVRETIMGMPIIKAYDLKQTYYRHYENEIKAILKQKKHIDFRHFVMNCFTTVLMIAPYAVVALFGGYLTLTTNMTTGDLIAFIVLVDYISGPISELPHLFAQLRSSSAGFRRVYELFSSPTEQSKQKESKNTDLTVKRDRHVIQLRHVTFSYDEEVNVLKEVSIAIKEGETVAIVGLSGVGKSTIFHLLTHFYPHQSGEVYVQNRSIRKWDIAELRQQFAVVSQDAHLFNRSIEDNILCGNLTATREEIEAAARASHAHEFIVNLPNGYETIVGEGGVMLSGGQRQRMTLARAFLKKAPILLLDEATSALDTRTEMMVQQALERVMKGRTTIIIAHRLSTIKHADRVVVLDGGTIVENAPHDVLIRQDGVYKRLFQQQFYT
- a CDS encoding GNAT family N-acetyltransferase — encoded protein: MIELIGNKVILSEPTNEDMNELYFWKYEEQEQAAKKWNGPYIPEEKMSKDEYRKQWKREILPSIPASLVIKVDGKAIGNVGSYWIDQNTNWLETGVVIYEHTLWNGGYGFEAYKMWIDFLFSATGIHRLGMSTWSGNVRMMKVAEKIGMKEEARIRKARTVDGEYFDAIKMGILREEWQEKHRNGIME